CTTTAAAGACAAACACCATCACTGTCATTTACTATTAGCACAAAACAAAGGACAATTTAATATGGTACAAAAAAGTAAGATGGTTATAATCTAGAAAGACAGCATCGTAATGCTGTATGTATTCGCGTATCATCCTTAAATTTTCCTCTTTGTTGAggacaaagatttattttcttcctaatagTTAGGATAATAACTAAATGCCACTTGCATCTAAATGTAACAGATCTTTTAGGAACTTACAATTTGTCTTTCTAGAAGAAAGAACCTGTATCATTGGGTCTGGAAGCTAACAGTGCCATTAATTCAAAGTTGTTGCTCTTTAATAAAACGTGGAATAAAAGATCTATGGGTGTTTTGTTCCGCTAAGTTGGCCAAAGGACTTAAGAGTCTGAGGGGCCTTCCTTAAGATCTTTTCATTCTTgaaattttgaaagatgaaacACAGTTTTGGAATTAGCACTTCACTccaatatattaaaatagtaattataCTGTTGAATATGAGAACATTTCAGTTCAAACCTCTGCGATAGTGCTGGCGTATTAATGGGTCTGTGTCTTTTGCACCTTTGGTTTCCTGCAGAGTCCGCATGCCTGAGTACTTTCAACACGGTGCCACACAAGCAGAAACGTACATAGGTGTGGGCCTTATGAATTTTTTATTGATAACATTATGAAATGAGAAGGCTCAATGCTTACCAGCTGCATTTTGAACTTGACTACAACATGCATTATGTACACAAGCATATTAGCACGACCTCTGGTAACAGTCTGTTACACAGTGGTAGCAGAAAGGCCAATGGTTTGCTCTCAATGAACGTCCACATAGTAGGTAATTAGATTAACACGAGAGTCTCCCAGATACCTGGTGGGGCACTGATGGTCCAGCAGGTTGGATGTTTGGTCCCTAATCCCCATGCTTCTCAAGCCGGGGGTTACCATCATTTGGGAGCTGCAAAGAATAGGACAGAGAACGTCACCCTGGACACCCGATGACTTCTTACTCGTGCTGGTGGCACATTCAGGTCCCACGCCTTCAGTTCTGAAATCAATGGCTTTTTCAATGCTAaggaaagactattctttcctcgTCCATCATCCTCATATTTTACTTGGAGGACGGCTGTGGATCGAAATAATTTTAAGAACTCCTCCCGCATTTTGAGAATTCACAAAGTTACAGCTTTTGAATAAGAAATTAGAGTGAAGACTCTTACAGAAGCACGTTGAACAGCAGGCGCTCAGTCTGTGCGGCTTGGGACGGAGCACGAGGAGGACACGCACGTGCATCTGGGGACGTGAACCTGGAGTGTGGACAGAGGCGGTGGCAGAAAAACCGGGGAGACCAAGGTGTCAGCTCCGTTCTGATCCGCACGGATGTGGCGTCCGGGTCTGAGACGCCAACCCCTTTGCCAGAGGTGCAGGCGGCGAAACCCCGCAAGCGCACAACGGCCCCCCCACCTCGCGCAGCGGAGCCGTAGGCGCAGGGTGATGGCGTCACGCCTCGGCCAGGCGCTGATTGGCTTCGGACGAGTCGCCGCCAACGCGACGCGGAGCCCCGCTAAGTCCTCGCGAGAGCTGCGGCCTCCGCTGCGGGATGGCGGCGGCGCCGGGCGGAGCCGTCCCGCGGCTGCCGGAGCCGGCTCGGGGGCCCGAGACATGGCCCGGGGTTCCGGCCCGCTAGGCCGGCCGCGCCCCGACACGGCCACCATGCCCAAGCGAGGGAAGCGGCTCAAGTTCCGGGCCCACGACGCCTGCTCTGGCCGAGGTGGGCGAGGGGCCGCAGCGTTGCAAAGCTGGGCCGGCGGCCGGTAGGGACGGGACGCGCGGGGGCGAGCGCTCGCCTGCCCGCGGCGGgaggggccgggccgggccgcgGGGAGCGGGCGGTCTGGTGGGGAGGCCGCGGCGGCGGAGGCCGCCTCCGCTGAGGGCTGGCGCTTGTTTCAGTGACCGTGGCGGACTATGCCAACTCGGATCCGGCCGTCGTGAGGTCCGGACGGGTCAAGAAAGCCGTGGCCAATGCCGTTCAGCAGGAAGGTAGGCTTGCGACGAGTGCTCGCCGACCCAGGCCGGGAGAACAGCTGGGGGTCCCCGCTGCTGGGATTCGGCCTCGGCGTCTCCCTCGCAGAACCGTGTGTGCTCGGCTCGGCGGTGGCGCAGGTGTATTTGCAGGGAGGTCGAGGGTGGGCCTGGCGCGTTAGCAGTTTCTGCAGCGGAAAGTCGTACTTCTGTCTGCGGGCTCTTCCGTAGTTTCCACTCCTTTCCTCTTGGCTGTTAGCCTTTCCCCCATAGTTCACGTATTCTCCACGTGCTCTGCACTTTGCTTCTTTGTGTGATAATAACCTTGAAGtagtcttttcctttttccatgcTTCTCTTACTTTCAAGCTTTTTACTCACATGTCCCTGAGACTTGTGTTTTTATAACGTTTACGGTCTGCAGCTCAGGGACGTGGTTAAATTGGATTCAGTTCCTCTCAAACATTGGGCCACAGAATTTATGCAAATGAGAATAGCGTCCACCTTTTGTTCTTATCCTGCAGGGTGTATAGTGGAAGAATAAAGcactcccttttttttcttcttcaggagTCAATCTCTGCAGCTTTGGAGTTAGTTTGCCCAttgctttccaattttttttgtatttaaaatgcttagttttctttctttttgtattctcAGCTGACTCTCTCATACTGCGTTTGCTTTTCCCTCCCCCCCTGATGGATGCTGATATCCTGCGTGAGCCGTTTGTATTTCTGGGTGGGACTCCGCCTTCTCACTCTCCCCTTTTTTGCTTCTAGTGAAATCCCTTTGTGGCTTGGAAGCCTCTCAGGTTCCTGCAGTGGAAGCTCTTTCTGGGGCTGGAGAGCCCTGTGACATGGACAGCAGTGAGGAGGTGGATGCCCAGGAGGAGAGCATCCACGAGAGAACTGTCTccaggaaaaagaagagcaagagGCACAGAGGTATGGGCCTCGCTGTCTTTTGCATTGTTAGTCCCGACTGTGGTGAGAACTTGAGGCTCTTACTCTCTCAGTAGCACCAGAGGTGGTAGCTGTGGAGAACCACAGTCTGGATCTTAGCAGTGGTACAGGGTTTAATATATCCCGGCTTTCTACTTTGGTCTCCATTTGAGAGGAAAGGAACTCAGTAAGAGTCAGTAGAGTTCTGGAGCTGTGAACTTGACCACAGTAGCCATTCATGGAGAACATGTCATTGTCAGGTAAAAATCCGTATGGGAAAGTGGAAACAAaaaccctttgtatttctggatTTCGGAATGTGTAAGGAAACAGAGATGTGACAAAAATGTTTTCCGAAATATGTGGATTGCATATAACTAGTTTTGTTTCAGCTAAGGTTAGATATTACCGTGGCTTTTAAGTGTTCTGTGATTATTCTTGTCTGCTTTATGTCTGATGGGTACTGTGGGGAATAGAAAAGTATGTGGTATTTATATCTTAGTGGCGATAAAACTTACACAaatgatacaaagaaaataaactaacCGTATATAATGTGCTAACCATCGTTGAGCGTTGAGCGGTTCTGCTCTAGACGTAATGACTCAGACTCGGGGGGGAGAACCTGGAGCTGTTCTTAAAGCTGAGGTGCTCCTGATGCCCAGCTGTTAGGGGAAGCTAATATActaaatatgtgtgtttttggTCTCAAATCTACCAGAACTTTCACGTCTACTGGAGAATCAGAGAATACAGATTTGTATGTATTAGAATATACTGAAGTGatcaataaattaatgaactgACACTGCTTTGAAACTGTACCGGTTATTGTCAGTGATATGTTTTCCAGAACCCCAAAATTAATATTGACATTCCTCAcacttctttgtttcttaatttctttcttgaaatcCCTACTCATCATCACCAATCTATTAGATAtttatcttcatctttttttttttgacacattCCGCGGAACAGcttacagatttttaaacatCTTGATTGAGATGAAATACTCTCCTTTGAAGTGGACAGTCGAATGGCTTTAGTATTTCAGGGTTGTGTGGCCATCAGCATGATCTAAGTTTAGAACATTCTGTCACCCCCAAACCTATTAGCATCAttcctagcaaccactaatctccttcctctctctggatttgcctattttggacatttcatatacatggaattaTATAacgtggtcttttgtgtctggcttctttcacttagtgcagcgtttttaaggttcatccatatgGAGCATACATCAGTATTTCATGCTTATTGCTTTTtgtttggctgttatgaataaataatactgctatgaacacttAATggacaaatttttgtgtggacgtaaatttttgtttttcttggctaggagtgaaattgctggattgttacttggtaattctgtgtttaacttttggaggaattgccaaactgttttctgaagtttctatttacattcccaccagcaatgtagtagagttccagtttcttcacatcctcaccaacacttgttatagtCTAACTTTTTAAgtaatagccatcctagtgggtgtgaggtggggATCTCAGGGAtctgacttgcatttccctgagaaGTAATGaagctgaacattttttcatgagCTTATTGACCAttcgtatgtcttctttggagaaaagtctattcagatcctttgcccatttttaaacttttttttttttttttttttaattactgagaaGAATTCTTTATGTACGTAGGACACCAGTAACTTACCAATATGTGACCTGTGGCTCACAGACTCTTACGTGTAACTTATCTTTACTTCCTTGCTCCACTTTACCCCCGTTAAGTTTCTTCATTTGAGTCAGACaggtcttttttcccccttttttcttttaggttctttttaagtaaacacacaaaagaagataaaataatataatgaatgctACAGAGCTTTTACCCAGCTTTAATAACTATCAATTCATGGCCATTTTTGTTTCTACCACTACTCCCCCCGCAatacacacacaattattttcaCACAATTCCCAAATATCCTATTattcctgtaaatattttagtactgtgtttccccgaaaataagacttagctggacactcagctctaatgtgtcttttggagcaaaaattaatgtaagacccgatcttactttactgtaagactgggtataatgtaatgtcatataataccaagtcttatattaatgtttgctccaaaagacgcattcgagctgattgtccagctaggtcttatttttggggaaacagggtagttatcCCCAAAAGATAAATACtcctttcaaaaaaaacaaaaccattatcacatctaaaaaaGTTAACAGTGATTTCTCAATATCAGAACCTTGTTAGGCTTGCCTCTTTGTTGCCCTcacatatgttttgtttttctaagtatcTGGGTCTCATGTTAGTTGTTTTGTTTGAGGTACTTTTCCTCTTCATCCGTGCCTATCAGAATTCTTCGTGTCCTTCACGGTTTATTTCCATGAAGCTTTTCTTTACTGATTCCATTTCctacattttgaaatttcttagtaattttgtttaaaacacaGTTCTTCAGTAATTACTGAATTTTGTCCCTAAGgacaaaaattttaatagcatTCTGCTTTATAAAAGTTCTCATGGGTCTTGGGAGGAAGTTCTGATAATCATTTGCCTTCTGTTTCAGAACGAGGTTTAATGTGGGAGAAGGTGGGGCCCAAACATGGTGTATTAAGACTGAGCCTTAAGTGATTACTGGAGATTACCGGAAAGGAtaagaatgagaaaagagaaaagaggatgtTAGTTTAGAAGCCTTGGTCTCTGGTAGGGACAACCTAACGCAAGCATCTGATTGAGTCACAGAACTGCAGGAAGCAGctatttagaaaattagaaaagcagAGGTACCTTCAGGGAGGTGGTATAGGGCCTTTTTGcccaggaaagagaaataagaaaactggTTTTTGGATAGTTCTGTGACTACACCTGCGTTAAAGGGTAGGTTTAGGATTAGCCCAGATTCAGGTGTCTTTATGGAGTGTGAGTTTTCACTTGAACCTGAGATGTCTGAACCCCAGAGTCGAGGATTAACACcagtggaggaggaggtggggaacATGCCATGGAGTGCCTTTGAATACTGAATGCTGTGGCCAGGGTCGTAGGTCAGACTGGCAGTGAAACAAGGAGAAaccagaagaaaagcaaatgtcCACAGCTGTTTTTGAGTATTGAAAATAACACAGTCACTTACCTGGTTTTTTATTAACTTTGAGGTTTCCTCATACCATcttaaaatcaattttgttttttaaatgactgaactGAAGACGCCGTTTGGTGGGTGGAGACTATGAGGAAAATCAAGGGCAGAGCGTACAGTGCAAAGCtggaatttggagtcagaaaaaCTGGGTTCTATTTACCTTGACTAGGTGGCGaggttctgttttcttattagtaaaatgggcacaatattttcctgtttccattGAGGAATTATTAGAGCTGAATGATAGAATGTGTACAAAGGCACTTTGAATACCTCAAAATAGTAtggaaataattgttaaataaaggTCCTAAGAGCAAGACGTACCGTACCCCGTGGGCAGCAGGAAGCAAGTTTCCAGCAGCTAGAATAAGCAGGAAATGATGAGTTGGAGAGGCTCCGTTGGACCTGTTGAGAACCTTTTTCTCAGCTGTGCAAGCCCTGGGCGAATTGAAGTGGTTGGGGCTCCTCAGAGGGGCCGCTGGGGGCGGTCGGGGTGACGGTTCTCCTGTGTGTTCCGGCAGACAAGGACGGCGCGGCAGGAGAAGAGTACCCCATGGACATCTGGCTGCTGCTGGCCGCCTACATCCGCCCTGAGGACATTGCGAAGTTCTCCCTGATTTGTAAGAGTGCCTGGACTGTCACGTGCACTGCCGCCTTTTGGACCAGGTTGTACCGAAGGTGCGACCCCGGGAGCTCTGTTGTCTTGTAGCTGACGTTATGCTGTTTGTGATGTGGAGCTGCTCCTGGGACTGtgaccttttcctttctctgctccatGCCTGGTGTGAGCCTGGCTTGGACTCCTTGAGCTCCTCTCTAGGTGAAGCTTGGTACTGTTAACTCATCCAGGTACATGTCTTCACTCCGGGGGCCCCTTCCCCATCCAGTGTCCACTTGCAGCAGAAAGTCTTGCTGCAGGTCTCAGAAGGGACTGAGTTTCTTCAGGGGGTGCTGCAACTGTGATTTTCAACAGCTGCAGGTGCCTGTCTGCCTCTGTGCAAGTGGATTAGTTTCTGAGATTCGCTGGTCATTTTGAAGGCATGTAGGGTTTGTACTTGGGCGGACCTTGCAGCCGCAGTGGTGAGGGGAACGAGTACCTTGGCTAGTGAGAGGGCTGGCTTGCTCTTGGGACTGGGTGCCGACTGTCAAGATTGGTGATGAGCACGTGTGCGAGGCGTGTGTAGGCAGCAGTGAGCACAACTCGCTGAGACGTGACAGGACAGCCTGGTGGCTCTTCCAGGCGCAGGCTCTTCCTGAGGGTCTGGTCTACAGTACAGGAATTGGGCAGATGCCCTTTTGTGGAGTGAGATGCTGAGGGGCAGCGACGTTAAATGGATGGAGAGGTACAGGAATGTAAGGTACATGGGAGCTGGGTTTGCATAGCTGAGAAGTGAAGTGTGTGGTGATGTGTGTGACTGCACTGGGGACACACCAGCTGCTGCTCAGGGAACAGTGCTGGGCAGTCCTGGAGACCGGGAGTCCTGGGCGACTGCCCTGGAGCGGGACAGAGTCACACACTGGGGGAGTAACGTGTCTTGTTCCAGGCACTACACGCTGGACGCCTGTCTGCCTTTGCGCCTGCGACCAGAGTCCATGGAGAAGCTGCGCTGTCTCCGGGCTTGTGTCATCCGGTCTCTGTACCACATGTACGAGCCGTTTGCTGCTCGAATCTCCAAAATCCCAGCCATTCCGGAAAGCACGCCGAGCACACTGAGGAATTCCAAAGTGAGTGAGAATGAGTGTTGGGGGCTCCCAGGTGGACCCTTGTGGGGGTCTGTCACCGTGGCTTGTCTGCAGCTTCTCGGTGGGAGGCAAGGGCTGTGGGTCTCACGCCGCTGGGGTTTCACTTCTCCAGCCGTTGCTGCTGGGCTGGCCTGGCTCGTGTTACCGTGACCCGAAAGCTTCCTTGTGCTTTTACCAtattctttattctctttattctACGTCATTCTCGTGCACGGTACATTGGACCACTTTAGATGGTTTCGATGGTTTGGGCTAGGAGGAACGCCACTCAGTGGTAGGTGTCAACTGTAATTCTTAAGAGGCGCTTTAAACCATGACAAAGATACAGCACAAACAATTGACtagtttctctttctcatgtGACCGTGACCCCAGGGATTCCCTTTCTTGTGACCTCTTTCAAAGGTCCTGCTGTCGATGTGGCTCCCTTCCGTTTGCTGAGTGCTTGCTGTTGCCAGGCTCCGCGGCGTCTCACGTCAGGGACCGTGAGCACGTTAGCCTCTGTCATCCCTGTGTTCCAGACGACTGGTGTCCTGGGCTTCCCCGGTCGTTTATAGTCTTGCATTGCATTCGAGTTTCTGGTGTTCGGATTTGCACATGGGTCTGATAGCCCTTGtctgttctctg
Above is a window of Rhinolophus sinicus isolate RSC01 linkage group LG12, ASM3656204v1, whole genome shotgun sequence DNA encoding:
- the TMEM183A gene encoding transmembrane protein 183A isoform X2 — protein: MARGSGPLGRPRPDTATMPKRGKRLKFRAHDACSGRVTVADYANSDPAVVRSGRVKKAVANAVQQEVKSLCGLEASQVPAVEALSGAGEPCDMDSSEEVDAQEESIHERTVSRKKKSKRHRDKDGAAGEEYPMDIWLLLAAYIRPEDIAKFSLICKSAWTVTCTAAFWTRLYRRHYTLDACLPLRLRPESMEKLRCLRACVIRSLYHMYEPFAARISKIPAIPESTPSTLRNSKCLLFWCRKIVGNRQEPMWEFNFKFKKQSPRLKSKRVGGLQPPVQYEDVHSNPDQDCCLLQVTTLNFIFIPIVMGMIFTLFTISVSTDMRHHRVGLLFQDVPVRGGRKLRSEQGVQVILDPVHSVRLFDWWHPQYPFSLRA
- the TMEM183A gene encoding transmembrane protein 183A isoform X4, with amino-acid sequence MARGSGPLGRPRPDTATMPKRGKRLKFRAHDACSGRVTVADYANSDPAVVRSGRVKKAVANAVQQEVKSLCGLEASQVPAVEALSGAGEPCDMDSSEEVDAQEESIHERTVSRKKKSKRHRDKDGAAGEEYPMDIWLLLAAYIRPEDIAKFSLICKSAWTVTCTAAFWTRLYRRHYTLDACLPLRLRPESMEKLRCLRACVIRSLYHMYEPFAARISKIPAIPESTPSTLRNSKCLLFWCRKIVGNRQEPMWEFNFKFKKQVKEQACGGLAASCSIRRRPQQPGPGLLPAAGHHPQFHLYPNCHGNDIHPVHHQREHGHEAPSRGTAVPGRPCPRRSEAAQRAGRTSDPGPRAQRAAL
- the TMEM183A gene encoding transmembrane protein 183A isoform X3, which translates into the protein MDSSEEVDAQEESIHERTVSRKKKSKRHRDKDGAAGEEYPMDIWLLLAAYIRPEDIAKFSLICKSAWTVTCTAAFWTRLYRRHYTLDACLPLRLRPESMEKLRCLRACVIRSLYHMYEPFAARISKIPAIPESTPSTLRNSKCLLFWCRKIVGNRQEPMWEFNFKFKKQSPRLKSKRVGGLQPPVQYEDVHSNPDQDCCLLQVTTLNFIFIPIVMGMIFTLFTISVSTDMRHHRVGLLFQDVPVRGGRKLRSEQGVQVILDPVHSVRLFDWWHPQYPFSLRA
- the TMEM183A gene encoding transmembrane protein 183A isoform X1, which encodes MARGSGPLGRPRPDTATMPKRGKRLKFRAHDACSGRVTVADYANSDPAVVRSGRVKKAVANAVQQEGRLATSARRPRPGEQLGVPAAGIRPRRLPRRTVCARLGGGAVKSLCGLEASQVPAVEALSGAGEPCDMDSSEEVDAQEESIHERTVSRKKKSKRHRDKDGAAGEEYPMDIWLLLAAYIRPEDIAKFSLICKSAWTVTCTAAFWTRLYRRHYTLDACLPLRLRPESMEKLRCLRACVIRSLYHMYEPFAARISKIPAIPESTPSTLRNSKCLLFWCRKIVGNRQEPMWEFNFKFKKQSPRLKSKRVGGLQPPVQYEDVHSNPDQDCCLLQVTTLNFIFIPIVMGMIFTLFTISVSTDMRHHRVGLLFQDVPVRGGRKLRSEQGVQVILDPVHSVRLFDWWHPQYPFSLRA